One Virgibacillus doumboii genomic region harbors:
- a CDS encoding fumarylacetoacetate hydrolase family protein: MKLLSFQLNDRECKIGIQEEASVYDLVKLVDLFNEVNGQNVSLANDLDELIKNNAETMPMVNKVWTWTKENKGKVFEAVYSYEDVKVLSPISRPGKVVCVGNNYMDHCIEQNVEPPKQPMIFSKWASCLTAPGEVIELPEESEQVDYEAELAVVIGKKGKNIPEEDAMDYVFGYTIINDVSARDVQFADVQWVRGKSYDTFAPLGPVIVTKDDIKDPHHLDIKLDLNEETLQDSNTKNLIFNIPYIISYLSKGFTFEPGDIVATGTPHGVGVFRNPQVFLKSGDTCKIEIEKIGVLENPVR; encoded by the coding sequence ATGAAATTACTGTCATTTCAATTGAACGACAGGGAATGTAAAATTGGTATTCAGGAAGAAGCAAGTGTTTACGATTTAGTGAAGCTAGTGGATTTATTCAATGAGGTAAACGGCCAAAATGTTTCATTGGCAAATGATCTGGATGAGTTGATTAAAAATAATGCCGAAACAATGCCAATGGTCAACAAGGTGTGGACATGGACAAAAGAAAACAAAGGGAAAGTATTTGAAGCAGTTTATAGTTATGAAGATGTTAAAGTGCTAAGCCCGATATCCCGTCCTGGAAAAGTGGTTTGTGTAGGAAATAACTATATGGATCATTGTATTGAACAGAATGTGGAGCCACCAAAACAACCGATGATTTTTTCAAAATGGGCTTCTTGTCTAACAGCCCCAGGTGAAGTGATTGAATTACCTGAAGAATCCGAACAGGTGGACTATGAAGCGGAGCTTGCTGTTGTCATAGGAAAGAAAGGTAAGAACATACCAGAAGAAGATGCAATGGATTATGTCTTCGGTTATACAATCATTAATGATGTGAGTGCAAGGGATGTACAATTTGCAGATGTACAATGGGTGAGAGGAAAATCATACGATACTTTTGCACCACTAGGTCCTGTTATTGTTACAAAAGATGACATTAAAGATCCGCATCATTTGGATATTAAGCTAGACTTGAATGAGGAAACATTACAGGATTCAAATACCAAAAACTTAATTTTTAACATTCCATACATCATTTCATATCTGTCAAAAGGCTTTACATTTGAACCAGGTGATATTGTTGCAACCGGAACACCACATGGGGTTGGCGTATTCCGTAATCCGCAAGTGTTTTTGAAGTCCGGTGATACATGCAAAATTGAGATAGAGAAAATTGGCGTATTGGAAAATCCAGTTCGATAA
- a CDS encoding GntP family permease — protein MSEDILLIGYLFLSLIIILTLAMKFKFNVAVTLVIASLFMGIVSGLGLVDTLTGISEGFGGLMTELGIPIGLGVILGKLISDSGGAYSIATAILDRTSEKWALYALGLASFVLAIPVFFDVAFIILVPLAIQLGKQANKPLPYSVGAIIIGAAVAHTLVPPTPNPLAAASILDFDLGIMILVGTLVGFVATMLTIKLYFIILDKGFWNKEQDEDESLDNTFGRIDVPSNPPSALLALIPIILPSIMIILGSVGNVFYDENPAVITFLSHRIIALLVGTLAAYVIAAKSLNREERDNSSSEAMQATGIVLLITGAGGAFGKIIENTGIDQAIVNIFVSDAQSTLSIILVAFFMGVMFRTITGSGTVAGITTMTIMAGVATGVDIHPVWVAMASLSGGLMLGHVNDSGFWISTKIAGLTVKGGLKTYTTSEAIAGFVVLFITIIGAYIF, from the coding sequence ATGAGTGAAGATATTCTTTTGATAGGATACTTATTTTTATCACTTATAATCATTTTAACGTTAGCAATGAAGTTTAAATTTAATGTTGCTGTGACGCTGGTTATTGCTAGTTTATTTATGGGGATTGTCTCTGGCTTAGGTTTAGTGGACACCTTAACTGGTATTTCGGAAGGCTTTGGGGGACTAATGACTGAATTGGGTATTCCAATTGGTCTCGGGGTTATTTTAGGTAAACTTATTTCCGATTCTGGTGGTGCTTACTCGATTGCAACGGCAATTTTGGATAGGACATCCGAAAAATGGGCTCTATACGCCCTAGGGCTAGCTTCATTTGTCTTGGCTATTCCAGTATTTTTTGATGTTGCCTTTATCATTCTGGTTCCGTTAGCAATTCAATTGGGAAAACAGGCAAACAAGCCATTACCATACTCTGTAGGGGCAATCATAATTGGTGCGGCTGTAGCACATACACTGGTACCGCCAACTCCAAATCCATTAGCCGCTGCAAGTATACTGGATTTTGACTTAGGCATTATGATCTTAGTAGGTACTTTAGTTGGTTTTGTAGCTACAATGCTAACGATAAAACTATATTTTATTATTCTGGATAAAGGGTTTTGGAATAAAGAGCAGGACGAGGATGAGTCGTTGGACAATACTTTTGGAAGGATAGATGTTCCATCAAATCCGCCATCAGCATTACTGGCTTTAATTCCAATTATCTTACCAAGTATCATGATTATTTTAGGTTCTGTTGGAAACGTTTTCTATGATGAAAATCCTGCTGTAATTACGTTTTTAAGTCACAGGATTATAGCTTTATTAGTCGGTACATTAGCAGCATATGTTATCGCAGCGAAGTCACTTAACAGGGAAGAAAGGGATAACTCTTCTTCAGAGGCAATGCAGGCAACAGGTATTGTATTGTTGATTACTGGTGCTGGTGGAGCTTTCGGAAAAATTATTGAAAATACCGGAATTGATCAGGCTATTGTAAACATTTTTGTAAGCGATGCCCAATCAACGTTAAGTATTATTCTAGTAGCATTTTTTATGGGTGTTATGTTCAGAACAATTACGGGTTCAGGTACTGTAGCTGGTATTACAACAATGACTATTATGGCCGGAGTAGCAACCGGCGTCGATATTCATCCGGTTTGGGTTGCTATGGCATCTCTGTCAGGTGGCTTAATGCTTGGACATGTTAATGACAGTGGATTCTGGATTTCAACCAAAATTGCCGGACTTACCGTAAAGGGTGGTTTGAAAACATATACAACAAGTGAAGCAATTGCTGGGTTTGTTGTATTATTCATTACAATTATCGGAGCATATATTTTCTAA
- the rhmD gene encoding L-rhamnonate dehydratase — translation MGLTGQKIKDIRAYVVGGGGGDYHDQGQEHWIVNQIATPMSIYPEYKKTRTSFGINALKTLVVEVESDSGELGVGISTGGYPAAWIVMNHLDRFIVGQPVENVEKMWDQMYRSTMYYGRKGVVMNAISAIDLALWDLLGKVRQEPVYSMIGGKVRDEISCYATGPRPDLAKGMGFIGGKIPLVYGPADGEEGLRKNIEQAAEMRERVGDDFWLMWDCWMALDLPYAQKLMEKSSELGFRWIEECFNPDDYWAYRDLKKRAPNNMMVTGGEHEATRYGFRMLMEFSDVDIIQPDVGWCGGLTELIKIGNLAESYGKYVIPHGSGVYSYHYVTTKTNSPFAEYLVMSPNADKVVPQYYPLLEGETIPENGKVKVNDRSGFGVSLNREANLQKVDKD, via the coding sequence ATGGGTTTAACAGGTCAGAAGATTAAAGACATACGTGCCTATGTAGTAGGTGGTGGTGGCGGTGACTATCACGACCAGGGCCAAGAACATTGGATTGTAAATCAGATTGCGACACCGATGAGCATTTATCCGGAATACAAAAAAACAAGAACCAGTTTTGGGATTAATGCATTAAAGACATTGGTAGTTGAAGTTGAATCTGACAGTGGTGAACTTGGTGTTGGAATTTCAACCGGGGGTTATCCGGCTGCATGGATTGTCATGAATCATCTGGATCGGTTTATTGTTGGACAACCAGTAGAAAATGTTGAAAAAATGTGGGATCAAATGTACCGCTCAACTATGTATTATGGCCGTAAAGGCGTTGTTATGAATGCGATTTCAGCAATTGATCTTGCATTATGGGATTTGCTTGGAAAAGTTAGACAAGAACCTGTTTATTCCATGATTGGAGGCAAAGTCCGGGATGAAATTTCTTGCTATGCAACTGGACCACGCCCAGATTTAGCCAAAGGGATGGGCTTTATCGGTGGTAAAATTCCACTTGTTTATGGTCCTGCCGATGGTGAAGAAGGATTAAGAAAAAATATTGAACAGGCTGCAGAAATGCGTGAACGGGTTGGCGATGATTTCTGGTTGATGTGGGACTGCTGGATGGCTCTTGATTTACCATACGCACAAAAATTAATGGAAAAGTCATCTGAGCTTGGCTTTAGATGGATCGAAGAATGCTTCAACCCGGATGATTACTGGGCATACCGTGACTTAAAGAAACGGGCACCAAATAACATGATGGTTACTGGCGGGGAGCATGAAGCGACACGCTATGGATTTAGAATGCTAATGGAGTTCAGTGACGTGGATATTATCCAACCGGATGTTGGCTGGTGCGGCGGATTAACCGAACTAATAAAGATCGGTAATTTGGCTGAGAGTTATGGAAAGTATGTAATTCCTCATGGCAGTGGGGTATACAGCTATCATTATGTGACTACTAAGACAAACAGTCCGTTTGCAGAATATCTCGTGATGAGTCCAAATGCTGATAAAGTTGTTCCGCAATACTATCCGCTGCTTGAGGGAGAGACAATTCCGGAAAATGGTAAAGTAAAAGTTAACGACCGTTCAGGGTTTGGGGTAAGTTTAAATAGAGAAGCAAATCTGCAAAAAGTAGATAAAGATTAA
- a CDS encoding zinc-dependent alcohol dehydrogenase → MKVLSWNGPKQMDIEERPIPKLAKDEVLVKVDVAGICGSEIEGFLGHNSLRVPPLIMGHEFSGHLESLGEEVNGVTKGTKVVVNPLLTCGNCKQCIRGNETQCENRQIIGIHRSGAFAEYVAVPASAVVEVPERVDSYAATLSEPLACCFRAVRRAMAVHTVPNVLIFGAGAIGLLSALVAKELGASKIIVADINEARLQTLKEIGIEHTLNNDKDDFELELEKITGYKGIDVLIDAVGFLPTRSQAAKVINPGGVIMNIGLGVNETPLPINDFIRNEITVMGSFCYSGQDFQDAVQLLVNGKVTPGGWTEVRRLEDGQQSFMDLIEGKVKNSKIFLDLNK, encoded by the coding sequence ATGAAGGTATTATCTTGGAACGGACCAAAGCAAATGGATATAGAAGAAAGACCTATACCTAAACTGGCAAAGGATGAAGTATTAGTAAAAGTAGACGTTGCTGGTATTTGCGGCTCTGAAATCGAGGGGTTTTTAGGCCATAATAGCCTGCGTGTTCCACCGCTTATAATGGGACATGAGTTTAGTGGACATCTGGAAAGTCTGGGTGAAGAAGTTAATGGTGTTACCAAAGGTACAAAAGTTGTTGTAAATCCATTATTAACTTGTGGTAACTGCAAACAATGTATCCGGGGCAACGAAACACAATGTGAAAACAGACAAATTATTGGTATTCACCGTTCAGGTGCGTTTGCGGAATATGTTGCTGTTCCTGCAAGTGCTGTTGTTGAAGTTCCAGAAAGAGTTGATTCCTATGCCGCAACATTATCTGAGCCTTTAGCTTGCTGTTTTAGAGCAGTGAGAAGAGCAATGGCTGTGCATACTGTTCCAAACGTGCTGATTTTTGGTGCAGGTGCAATAGGACTATTAAGTGCTTTAGTTGCAAAGGAACTTGGTGCAAGCAAGATTATTGTTGCTGATATCAATGAAGCCCGACTGCAGACATTAAAGGAAATTGGCATTGAACATACTTTGAATAATGATAAAGACGATTTTGAATTGGAACTGGAGAAAATAACTGGTTATAAAGGGATCGACGTGTTAATTGATGCTGTAGGATTTCTACCAACGAGATCACAGGCGGCAAAAGTTATCAACCCAGGAGGAGTTATTATGAATATCGGACTGGGAGTTAATGAAACACCTCTACCAATTAATGACTTTATTCGCAACGAGATAACGGTAATGGGTTCTTTCTGTTATTCAGGACAGGATTTTCAGGATGCTGTACAGTTACTTGTAAATGGAAAGGTTACACCTGGTGGATGGACAGAAGTCCGTAGATTGGAAGATGGACAGCAATCATTCATGGATTTGATAGAAGGAAAGGTTAAAAACAGCAAGATCTTTCTTGATCTTAATAAATAA
- the mqo gene encoding malate dehydrogenase (quinone) → MSYKSSTSDVVLIGAGIMSATLGVLLKELAPDWKITVFEQLGVAGGESSNEKNNSGTGHAALCELNYTVEQPDGSIDINAAVKINERFQLSRQLWAYLANRNLVENPQKFITGLPHMSFVKGKENVAFLKKRVEALSNHPLFQEIEFSGDPDQLKEWFPLIMNNRSANEPVAGTKINDGTDVNYGELTRTMCDYLEREGVNFNYNHNVLDMKQTTDGMWELKVRDKNGAIGTHKSKFVFIGAGGGSLPLLQKTGIPEGKHIGGFPISGQYLECSNPEVIEQHYAKVYGKNPPGAPLMVVPHLDTRFIDGKKTLIFGPFAGFSPKFLKTGSNKDLFASIRPDNVLTMLAAGAKNIPLMQYLIQQLRLNKKERMNELREYFPDAKGEDWELKIAGQRVQVIKDTSAGKGTIQFSDTEVVHSHDQSLAALLGGSPGASTSVSDMIGLIETCFPQKLDEWKPKLKEMIPSYGEKLSDKPELIAEIKSSTMTGLELDKLKK, encoded by the coding sequence ATGAGTTACAAATCATCTACATCAGACGTTGTTTTAATAGGTGCTGGGATTATGAGTGCTACCTTGGGCGTATTGCTTAAGGAATTAGCACCAGATTGGAAAATTACAGTTTTCGAGCAGCTTGGAGTTGCCGGTGGTGAAAGCTCTAACGAAAAAAACAATTCAGGAACAGGACATGCCGCATTATGCGAATTGAATTATACAGTTGAACAACCTGATGGTTCCATTGATATAAACGCCGCAGTCAAAATAAATGAACGCTTTCAATTATCAAGACAGCTCTGGGCATATCTGGCAAATCGCAATTTAGTTGAGAACCCACAAAAATTTATTACTGGTTTGCCTCACATGAGTTTTGTTAAAGGAAAAGAAAATGTGGCATTTTTAAAGAAACGCGTTGAAGCGCTGTCGAACCACCCATTATTTCAAGAAATAGAGTTTTCCGGCGATCCGGATCAGTTAAAAGAATGGTTCCCGCTTATTATGAACAACCGGTCAGCGAATGAACCTGTTGCCGGAACGAAAATCAATGATGGCACAGACGTCAACTACGGGGAGTTGACGCGCACAATGTGTGATTACCTGGAAAGAGAAGGCGTTAATTTCAATTACAATCACAATGTGCTGGACATGAAGCAGACTACTGATGGAATGTGGGAATTGAAGGTACGGGATAAAAACGGTGCAATCGGAACGCATAAATCGAAATTTGTTTTTATAGGAGCCGGCGGCGGCAGCTTGCCTTTACTGCAGAAGACTGGAATTCCTGAAGGGAAACATATAGGTGGATTTCCAATCAGTGGACAATATTTGGAATGCAGTAATCCTGAGGTAATCGAACAACACTATGCAAAAGTATATGGCAAGAATCCGCCCGGTGCTCCATTAATGGTTGTTCCCCACTTAGATACGCGATTTATCGATGGTAAAAAAACGTTAATTTTTGGACCTTTTGCAGGCTTCTCGCCCAAATTCCTTAAAACAGGTTCAAATAAGGACTTATTTGCATCAATTAGGCCTGACAATGTGTTAACAATGTTAGCAGCAGGGGCTAAAAACATCCCATTAATGCAATACCTGATTCAACAATTGAGGTTAAACAAGAAAGAACGAATGAATGAATTACGAGAATACTTCCCAGATGCGAAGGGCGAAGATTGGGAGCTGAAAATAGCCGGTCAACGTGTACAAGTCATTAAAGACACGTCAGCCGGCAAGGGAACAATTCAATTTAGTGATACAGAAGTTGTTCATAGCCATGATCAATCATTGGCTGCGCTGCTTGGCGGTTCTCCAGGGGCTTCGACATCTGTTTCGGACATGATTGGATTAATAGAAACTTGCTTCCCGCAGAAACTGGATGAATGGAAACCAAAATTAAAAGAAATGATTCCATCTTATGGCGAAAAGTTATCTGATAAGCCTGAGCTTATTGCTGAAATCAAATCTTCAACAATGACAGGTCTGGAATTGGATAAATTAAAGAAATAA